Proteins encoded together in one Pontiella desulfatans window:
- a CDS encoding autotransporter outer membrane beta-barrel domain-containing protein, producing the protein MKIANRKLIMLAGALLGASSTMAAITPTSDDFSSDTSGSWVSVGATNTVIGYDGTSAGDYDDGDPATKLAYTVGMTLTGDGVKDDGGLRLDTVDAIPGNEAIGLTIAGTMDEGALISFTGSAYNDNGSSSEYIAQLWNLTDDTLLAETASINVNGITGVNYVPKDFGVAYQVKAEDAGDTLQIRFKEDNNNTARDVYVDNFSVTVEPETLYAYEGFDGVMGARVDLTGATGSGFTVTNTNFRMIYRTGLEYTDDLGNTLITSGQSAGMTNVVGGTQNLQLALDALSSGTVYASYLLKLDAGSSWGLKTGLQTAPVGNSADPLSSLAAGFRSTSSNFGAWSAPGGIDKRTGPSSNPYAITNVLVILEANLETDTLTVWLNPTNLNNIADSATHTMSGTGSGIGSLSSVVLSLGGQAAIDEIRVGNTLNVVLPLVDPSVQTLKWNFNDDSGTLSANTPTYDYTSDTAPYVGSNAVANTLAMNGLSSGSDFIIANKGTGHEKCLYLQALNPQGNNAGIYLQKLDFRVDNMNLTNKTRVSWSFDILGTDHAGIVPSNWTVRVNYGNYSENINVSDAWFNNDSSALAQTFDFVDDNATWTTVTGSYEIAVNQAGSAGGIQIRQPNGVGAYTSGDGVCIDNIEITIESIEMFYDSALEAWAAGFGLFGDDALPGTDYEPDGLDNLMEYALGGNPTEDDAATVAPATYADTGWFYHVYDERTDDPALTFSLGSDSDLVSVPAWDTNDVFQVGETAETNGFKTVTNRTEMTTNAKFIRLEVQQD; encoded by the coding sequence ATGAAAATAGCGAATAGAAAATTAATCATGCTGGCAGGCGCATTGCTTGGCGCATCCAGCACAATGGCGGCCATTACACCGACAAGCGATGACTTCAGCAGCGACACCTCCGGCAGCTGGGTCAGCGTTGGAGCAACCAATACCGTCATCGGATATGACGGAACCAGCGCGGGAGATTACGATGACGGCGACCCGGCCACCAAGCTCGCCTATACCGTCGGCATGACGCTCACGGGCGACGGCGTCAAGGATGACGGCGGCCTGCGACTCGACACCGTGGATGCAATCCCGGGCAACGAAGCCATTGGCCTGACGATTGCTGGAACCATGGATGAAGGGGCTCTGATTTCCTTTACCGGAAGCGCCTACAACGACAACGGAAGCTCGTCAGAATACATTGCCCAGCTCTGGAACCTGACCGACGACACCCTGCTGGCCGAAACAGCCTCCATTAATGTGAACGGCATTACCGGTGTCAACTATGTACCGAAAGATTTCGGGGTGGCATATCAAGTTAAAGCGGAAGATGCCGGCGACACCCTGCAAATCCGCTTTAAAGAAGACAACAACAACACCGCCCGCGACGTCTATGTCGATAATTTCTCGGTAACCGTTGAGCCGGAAACACTGTATGCTTACGAAGGTTTTGACGGAGTAATGGGTGCCCGGGTGGATCTAACCGGGGCGACCGGATCCGGCTTCACCGTCACCAACACCAACTTTCGCATGATCTATAGAACCGGCCTGGAGTATACCGATGACCTCGGCAACACCCTGATTACATCCGGACAATCCGCCGGTATGACCAATGTCGTCGGCGGCACCCAGAATCTGCAGCTGGCGCTGGATGCACTCAGCTCCGGCACCGTTTATGCGAGTTATCTGCTGAAGCTCGACGCCGGAAGCAGTTGGGGATTAAAGACTGGACTGCAGACCGCGCCGGTCGGGAACAGCGCTGACCCGCTGTCCAGCCTCGCGGCCGGATTCCGTTCCACATCAAGTAATTTCGGTGCATGGAGCGCTCCCGGAGGAATTGATAAACGTACAGGACCAAGCTCAAACCCCTATGCCATCACCAATGTTCTGGTTATTCTGGAAGCAAATCTCGAAACCGATACACTGACGGTCTGGCTGAACCCAACCAACCTGAATAACATAGCGGACAGCGCCACACATACCATGTCAGGAACCGGAAGCGGCATTGGAAGCCTCTCCTCTGTTGTACTCAGTCTCGGTGGGCAAGCTGCCATTGATGAAATCCGCGTTGGAAATACACTCAATGTCGTTCTGCCGCTGGTCGATCCGTCCGTACAGACCCTGAAATGGAACTTCAACGATGACAGCGGCACCCTGTCGGCAAACACTCCCACCTACGACTACACCTCCGATACGGCACCCTATGTCGGGTCGAATGCGGTGGCCAACACGCTGGCCATGAACGGTTTAAGCAGCGGATCCGACTTTATCATCGCCAACAAGGGCACAGGCCATGAAAAGTGCCTGTACCTCCAGGCGCTGAATCCGCAGGGAAACAACGCAGGCATCTACCTGCAGAAGCTCGACTTCCGGGTCGACAACATGAACCTGACGAACAAAACCCGCGTAAGCTGGTCCTTCGACATTCTCGGCACCGACCACGCGGGAATCGTCCCCTCCAATTGGACGGTACGGGTCAACTACGGCAACTACAGCGAAAACATCAATGTCTCCGACGCGTGGTTTAACAACGACAGCTCAGCACTGGCCCAGACCTTCGACTTTGTCGACGACAATGCCACCTGGACCACCGTTACCGGCTCCTACGAAATCGCCGTTAACCAAGCCGGCTCGGCAGGCGGCATCCAGATCCGCCAACCGAACGGAGTTGGCGCTTATACCAGCGGAGATGGAGTCTGTATCGACAACATCGAAATCACGATTGAAAGCATTGAAATGTTCTACGACAGCGCGCTCGAAGCGTGGGCCGCCGGATTCGGACTGTTTGGCGACGATGCCCTGCCCGGAACCGACTATGAGCCGGACGGACTCGACAACCTGATGGAATACGCCCTCGGCGGCAACCCCACCGAAGACGACGCCGCGACCGTGGCCCCGGCCACCTACGCGGACACCGGCTGGTTCTACCACGTCTATGACGAACGCACCGATGATCCGGCATTGACCTTCTCGCTCGGCTCAGACAGCGACCTGGTCAGCGTACCGGCATGGGATACCAACGATGTGTTCCAGGTGGGCGAGACCGCGGAAACCAATGGATTCAAAACGGTAACCAACCGCACCGAGATGACCACCAACGCCAAATTCATCCGACTGGAAGTCCAACAGGACTAA
- a CDS encoding chondroitinase family polysaccharide lyase has translation MSKRHNFEDRAVLSHYRVTQDGAISITSEKSKFGRHALRWDWENSSALSVTGLKPMTLAESGLKYMDTFPASPSFFTWIYNEAKSDQALRFEFGVEGSEIGFAFPLNFEGWSLLKMPYFSMEASNTGATDSVPTKGQAIDFETFRIISPSGTGRVFLDNLALACYEDNRFLKAHQRKQNEEKVAFELMQQLPASPLFNESNIKQITRLESEYIRQYCPGQKRGRDGLENALIKLDEQFHETFRIERQADGSVRGIALIAEGRAFYYESCWGLKNGTDFAGLNAFGRFFLKLAETYSNRKDVLTAEERGRLEERIVDSLTYLFDQGWRGKSPLFVGTVSYRTRELSKGMFLCREFLERQDPALLSRVRDSLCWQQKAYSMFFPEKERPSNFDFFRLHMSNIPACIFSFTDAGKKDALLRRYSEFLSTAIDSQDKRENPRHDQWGFRMDGTTFHHWGHYPAYANASFQTIPPLIKLLNESDYRVSEEALANFRKALLSVRLYTQNQETGFGMAGRHPLTASYDLKAAYRTLSSLTGRPLDREMASAYMRLWGYPEESSSFQDAGIEAEELSGFWTFPYGGFAIHRRDGWMMTFKGYNRFTWGSETYIVENRYARYLSAGTAQVMYGEGAQASGYQNDGWDWNRAPGATIVPLPWEELEFKDEIAMLKSLETFMGGVHRENRDGVFAMKVDESTAFNFDPSCKKLDVVAPVKALKSYFCMGDRVICLGSGISAQSGDAPVETVLFQNQLQKKDDALWVDQTQEIKAFPYERSFAGHKPLRILDPYGTGYIVYSGGELTVKKAHQTAPKYDYSYRYNERTKKVKGSPYAQGDFASAWIHHGKSPDNQAYEYVVIPQTSAEELSRRSGQETKGYRVLRQDHVAHIVEDEKSATTGYAIFGAGTALNTGLIDRVSHECLVMLQEKDGQLILSVAVPDLNAMDFKHKSYIRGHSKPYGEGYQEPGPSRDVELLITLNNAFKLIRTDAAFGHSVKADTAGTSIILNCRHGKTTHFYLEK, from the coding sequence TTGTCTAAACGCCATAATTTTGAAGACCGCGCTGTGCTGTCGCATTACCGCGTGACACAAGACGGAGCAATCTCCATCACGTCCGAAAAAAGCAAGTTTGGCCGCCATGCCTTACGGTGGGATTGGGAAAACAGCAGCGCGTTGTCTGTAACGGGACTTAAACCGATGACGCTGGCCGAAAGCGGCTTGAAGTATATGGACACTTTCCCGGCCAGCCCGTCATTTTTTACATGGATCTACAATGAGGCGAAGTCCGATCAGGCCCTGCGTTTTGAGTTTGGGGTGGAAGGTTCAGAGATTGGATTCGCCTTCCCCCTGAACTTTGAAGGGTGGTCGTTACTCAAGATGCCCTATTTTTCTATGGAAGCGTCCAATACAGGTGCGACAGACAGCGTGCCGACCAAGGGGCAGGCCATTGATTTCGAAACCTTCCGCATCATCAGCCCGAGCGGAACAGGACGCGTGTTTCTGGATAATCTGGCTCTGGCCTGCTATGAGGACAACCGTTTTTTAAAGGCACACCAGAGGAAGCAAAATGAGGAAAAGGTCGCTTTCGAGCTGATGCAGCAATTGCCGGCAAGCCCCCTGTTCAATGAAAGCAATATTAAACAGATCACCCGCCTCGAATCGGAATACATCCGCCAATACTGCCCCGGTCAAAAACGAGGGCGCGACGGACTGGAAAATGCACTCATCAAGCTGGACGAACAGTTCCATGAAACATTCAGGATTGAGCGCCAAGCCGATGGTTCTGTTCGCGGGATCGCGCTGATCGCCGAGGGAAGAGCCTTCTACTATGAATCCTGCTGGGGTTTAAAAAACGGAACAGATTTTGCCGGGCTCAATGCGTTTGGCCGTTTTTTCCTCAAGCTGGCGGAAACCTACAGCAACCGGAAGGATGTCCTGACCGCCGAGGAACGGGGCCGGCTGGAGGAACGGATCGTCGACTCGCTGACCTATCTGTTCGATCAGGGGTGGCGCGGAAAATCGCCGCTTTTTGTCGGGACGGTTTCGTATAGAACGCGCGAATTATCGAAAGGCATGTTCCTGTGCCGCGAGTTTCTTGAACGGCAGGATCCGGCGCTGTTGTCCCGGGTCAGGGATTCGCTGTGCTGGCAGCAAAAGGCGTATTCCATGTTTTTCCCGGAAAAGGAAAGACCGTCCAATTTTGATTTCTTCCGCCTTCACATGAGTAATATTCCAGCCTGCATTTTCTCGTTTACGGATGCAGGGAAGAAAGATGCCCTGTTACGGCGGTATTCGGAGTTTTTGTCAACCGCCATTGACTCGCAGGATAAGCGTGAAAATCCCCGGCACGACCAATGGGGGTTTCGCATGGACGGAACCACGTTTCATCATTGGGGACATTACCCGGCTTATGCCAATGCCTCGTTCCAGACGATCCCGCCCCTGATCAAGCTGCTCAATGAAAGCGACTACCGTGTTTCGGAGGAGGCGCTGGCAAACTTCAGAAAAGCATTGTTGTCCGTTCGATTATACACGCAAAATCAGGAAACCGGGTTTGGAATGGCAGGCCGTCATCCGTTGACAGCCTCGTATGACCTGAAAGCCGCCTACCGGACCCTCTCATCGCTGACGGGAAGACCTTTGGATCGCGAGATGGCTTCGGCCTATATGCGGTTGTGGGGCTATCCTGAGGAATCATCCTCGTTTCAGGATGCAGGTATTGAAGCAGAAGAGCTATCTGGTTTCTGGACGTTCCCCTATGGGGGTTTTGCGATTCATCGAAGAGATGGATGGATGATGACGTTCAAGGGCTACAACCGCTTCACGTGGGGAAGTGAAACCTACATTGTCGAAAACCGTTATGCCCGATATCTCTCCGCCGGAACCGCGCAGGTGATGTATGGGGAGGGTGCACAAGCAAGCGGATATCAGAATGACGGGTGGGATTGGAATCGGGCCCCGGGAGCAACCATTGTCCCCCTGCCCTGGGAAGAGCTCGAATTTAAAGACGAAATCGCAATGTTGAAGTCGCTGGAAACATTCATGGGCGGAGTGCACCGGGAAAACCGGGATGGCGTGTTCGCAATGAAGGTGGATGAAAGCACCGCTTTTAATTTTGATCCCTCCTGCAAAAAGCTGGATGTCGTTGCACCGGTGAAGGCATTGAAATCCTATTTCTGCATGGGAGACCGCGTAATCTGTCTGGGCTCCGGAATATCTGCACAAAGCGGAGACGCCCCCGTTGAAACGGTTTTGTTCCAGAATCAGCTGCAAAAAAAAGACGATGCACTGTGGGTTGATCAAACGCAGGAAATAAAGGCCTTCCCTTACGAAAGGTCGTTTGCCGGACACAAACCGCTCCGGATTCTCGATCCTTATGGAACGGGATATATTGTCTATTCCGGCGGAGAACTTACGGTTAAAAAAGCGCATCAAACAGCGCCGAAATATGACTATTCATATCGCTACAACGAACGCACAAAAAAAGTCAAAGGATCTCCATACGCGCAGGGTGACTTTGCATCGGCCTGGATCCATCACGGAAAATCGCCCGACAACCAGGCCTATGAATATGTCGTGATTCCCCAAACCTCGGCGGAGGAATTAAGCCGCCGCTCCGGCCAGGAGACGAAGGGTTACAGAGTCCTGAGACAAGATCATGTTGCCCATATCGTAGAGGATGAAAAATCGGCTACAACGGGATATGCCATCTTCGGTGCGGGAACCGCGTTGAATACCGGTCTGATCGACCGTGTAAGCCATGAATGCCTGGTCATGCTTCAGGAAAAAGACGGACAGCTGATTCTGAGCGTGGCTGTCCCTGATTTGAACGCCATGGATTTCAAACACAAATCCTATATCCGGGGTCATTCCAAACCCTATGGCGAAGGGTATCAGGAGCCCGGACCCAGCCGGGATGTGGAGCTTTTGATTACGCTGAATAACGCCTTTAAGCTGATCCGTACGGATGCCGCCTTTGGTCATTCCGTGAAGGCGGATACCGCAGGCACATCCATAATCCTCAATTGCCGCCACGGAAAAACAACCCACTTTTATCTGGAGAAATAA
- a CDS encoding glycoside hydrolase family 95 protein, with product MSAKAALQNSSTGQLKDPRKGSSLLHYDRSATHWNEALPIGNGRIGGMVWGKVSDEVIDLNEETLWSGHPRETDNPNAKQYLPRIRKAVFEKDYELANDLAYKIQGTYNESYQPLGQLLLTLEHTGEALNYARTLDIGQALSSVTYEVGGVEFHRQYFVSAPDNVMCIRLTANKPGKISCRVRLSSRLKHESFAKGNSCILQGQAPSHVEREGIEADQVIFYDPEEEGLSFYAQLRVIPEGGRMRKHENGVRVEKANAVMLVFSAATNFDRFDVFPRLSRINPRQIVEETLHKISQMDYDELQRRHCDDYKKLFDRVSLRLGNGNASKTTDQRIKLYAENEDPDLVALTFQYGRYMLISSSRPGTLPANLQGIWNPFMRPSWMSNWTNDLNTQMNYWLSWTTNLPECEQALINWIDHLRPNGRKTARTNYGAKGWLCHNSTDLWMQTAPAGIERPRWCILPLGGTWLCQHLWMHYVFHGDREFLKHRAYPIMREAAEFCLNWLIKDEDGMYVTCPSVSPENWFETVDNKQLSISKACTYDMQLIRDLFSNCITAASELGIDEQFSVVLQERLDHLYVPKIGKYGQLQEWSEDWDKPDDQHRHVSHLFGLFPGDQLTPNKDPEGWAAARVSLQMRTGEMAKGQAGKNDADTGWSVNWKLAWWARLHDAAQAREMLLNVFRFAPAENVSPGQKGGRYLNLLNAGPPFQIDGVLGFTAGVAELLVQSHDGFIHLLSALPENWPEGQVSGLKTRGGFIVDMKWAGGKLLEAVIHPGYEKDVCVRYGNQDHELKDITEPAKIEF from the coding sequence ATGTCTGCAAAGGCTGCACTGCAAAATTCATCCACCGGCCAGCTGAAAGATCCTCGGAAAGGGTCTTCATTGCTGCACTATGATCGGTCTGCAACCCATTGGAACGAGGCCCTGCCCATCGGCAACGGAAGAATCGGCGGCATGGTCTGGGGAAAAGTCTCGGATGAGGTCATTGATCTGAACGAAGAGACGCTGTGGTCGGGTCATCCGCGGGAAACGGACAACCCGAATGCGAAACAGTATCTGCCCCGGATTCGAAAAGCCGTCTTTGAGAAAGATTACGAGTTGGCCAATGATCTGGCCTACAAGATCCAGGGCACCTACAACGAATCCTACCAACCGCTGGGGCAGCTCCTGCTGACTTTGGAGCATACAGGCGAGGCACTCAACTACGCGCGGACGCTCGATATTGGTCAGGCGCTGTCCAGCGTAACGTATGAGGTTGGCGGCGTAGAGTTTCACCGGCAATATTTTGTATCTGCGCCGGACAATGTGATGTGCATTCGTTTGACCGCGAATAAACCCGGAAAGATCAGTTGTCGAGTGCGACTGTCATCACGCCTGAAACATGAGTCATTCGCCAAGGGCAATTCCTGTATTCTGCAGGGGCAGGCCCCCTCTCATGTTGAAAGGGAAGGGATCGAGGCGGATCAGGTGATTTTTTATGATCCGGAAGAAGAAGGGCTTTCATTCTACGCACAACTTCGAGTGATCCCCGAAGGAGGGCGGATGCGAAAGCATGAGAACGGGGTGCGTGTTGAAAAGGCGAATGCTGTCATGCTTGTTTTTTCTGCTGCAACCAATTTTGATCGGTTTGATGTCTTTCCGCGGTTGAGCCGGATTAACCCCCGCCAAATTGTGGAAGAAACTCTCCATAAAATCAGCCAGATGGATTATGACGAGCTTCAACGTCGGCATTGTGATGACTATAAAAAACTGTTTGACCGGGTCAGCCTGCGGCTGGGAAACGGGAACGCCTCCAAGACGACGGATCAGCGGATCAAGCTTTATGCGGAAAATGAAGATCCGGATTTGGTGGCCTTAACCTTCCAGTATGGCCGCTACATGCTTATTTCCAGTTCCAGGCCGGGAACATTGCCCGCCAACCTGCAGGGCATCTGGAATCCTTTTATGCGCCCGTCATGGATGTCGAACTGGACGAATGACTTGAATACCCAGATGAATTATTGGCTCAGTTGGACAACCAATTTGCCGGAGTGTGAGCAGGCGCTGATTAATTGGATCGATCATTTAAGGCCCAACGGTCGAAAAACAGCACGCACGAATTATGGAGCCAAGGGCTGGCTGTGCCACAACTCAACCGATCTGTGGATGCAAACCGCTCCTGCGGGGATTGAGCGGCCGCGATGGTGTATTCTTCCGCTGGGCGGAACGTGGTTGTGCCAGCACTTGTGGATGCACTATGTATTTCACGGAGATCGGGAATTTCTTAAGCATCGGGCCTATCCCATTATGCGTGAAGCGGCCGAGTTTTGTCTGAACTGGCTGATTAAAGATGAAGATGGAATGTATGTGACGTGTCCGTCGGTCTCTCCAGAAAACTGGTTCGAAACCGTGGACAACAAGCAACTGTCGATCTCCAAGGCCTGCACGTATGACATGCAGCTGATCCGGGACCTGTTCAGCAATTGTATTACCGCGGCTTCGGAGCTGGGAATTGATGAGCAGTTTTCCGTCGTGCTGCAGGAACGTCTGGATCATCTATATGTTCCGAAAATCGGCAAATATGGCCAGTTGCAGGAATGGAGTGAGGATTGGGATAAGCCCGATGATCAGCATCGTCATGTTTCGCATCTGTTCGGCCTGTTTCCCGGAGATCAACTGACGCCCAATAAAGATCCCGAAGGCTGGGCGGCGGCCCGGGTGTCGCTACAGATGCGGACGGGAGAAATGGCCAAGGGGCAGGCAGGCAAAAATGATGCCGATACGGGATGGTCTGTGAATTGGAAGCTGGCCTGGTGGGCTCGTTTGCATGATGCCGCACAGGCGCGAGAGATGCTGCTCAATGTGTTCAGGTTTGCTCCGGCTGAAAATGTGTCCCCGGGACAGAAAGGCGGTCGTTATCTCAATCTGCTGAATGCAGGTCCCCCGTTCCAGATTGACGGGGTTTTAGGTTTTACGGCCGGAGTGGCCGAGTTGCTGGTGCAAAGTCATGATGGGTTCATTCACCTGCTCTCCGCCCTGCCGGAGAACTGGCCGGAGGGACAGGTTTCGGGCCTGAAAACCAGAGGTGGATTTATTGTCGATATGAAGTGGGCGGGTGGAAAGCTTCTCGAGGCCGTGATCCATCCCGGATATGAAAAAGACGTTTGTGTCCGTTACGGGAATCAGGATCACGAATTGAAGGATATAACCGAACCCGCAAAGATTGAGTTCTGA
- a CDS encoding sulfatase family protein, whose translation MKKIIKLMVGVFALGAVLPGQTAAAMGGRVIDEKTNVIVVLVDDQGFGQLPVYSDDYPDEMLLLTKTTERYRCDEQKAKAAAKVCMPNLQKLADNGVTFMNAHVTSPVCGPSRAALLTGRYQQRFGAYDNCDLVKAGLPVSETLLPELFQRAGYRTAMIGKWHVGKRTKTPLPLQTNDYHKNSIAHCIPEHHPLNRGFDYYFGFNSSGTTYYNSPSLFRGFENVKAEGYATDQFTDEAVQFIEESGADPFFVYLAYSAPHIPLEDAAPEKHQRFDTGNPEVDNYYATLAAVDDGLGKICQTLEKRGELENTLIFYLSDNGAVIDSPQPMNGPFRGNKGMFRHGGMHVPMIAHWPAKLKPSRHTPRVASIDVLPTTLAAAGIGLPENLDGVDLVPTLGTNEDAHEAIFWAGPDIMHWSEDNKAFWRDYWEYVTERTDDAPSSPHVAGEASWAVQKGRWLLRCNEVTGAVELFDVCADPGERSEVSAAHSEIVDALRADYKVWAAGLAKPLAWSEEQYERLVK comes from the coding sequence GTGAAAAAAATTATTAAACTGATGGTTGGGGTTTTTGCGCTGGGTGCTGTTTTGCCGGGGCAGACTGCGGCGGCAATGGGCGGAAGGGTGATCGACGAAAAGACCAATGTCATTGTGGTGCTGGTGGACGACCAGGGTTTCGGCCAACTGCCCGTTTATTCGGATGACTATCCTGATGAAATGCTGCTTCTGACGAAAACCACAGAGCGCTATCGTTGTGACGAGCAGAAAGCAAAGGCTGCCGCAAAGGTCTGTATGCCCAACCTGCAAAAACTGGCGGACAATGGTGTCACCTTCATGAACGCACACGTCACCTCGCCGGTCTGCGGGCCGTCGCGCGCCGCGCTGCTGACCGGTCGCTACCAGCAGCGCTTCGGCGCCTACGATAATTGCGATCTCGTGAAGGCCGGATTGCCGGTTTCTGAAACGCTACTGCCTGAGCTGTTCCAGCGGGCCGGCTATCGTACGGCGATGATCGGAAAGTGGCATGTCGGCAAGCGTACAAAAACGCCGCTGCCGCTGCAGACAAACGATTACCACAAAAATTCGATTGCCCACTGTATTCCCGAACACCATCCGCTAAATCGAGGGTTCGACTATTACTTTGGTTTCAACTCCTCCGGCACGACCTACTACAATTCGCCCAGCCTTTTCCGCGGGTTTGAAAATGTAAAGGCCGAAGGCTATGCCACCGATCAGTTTACCGACGAGGCAGTTCAGTTTATCGAAGAGTCCGGCGCTGATCCGTTCTTTGTCTATCTTGCCTACAGCGCGCCGCACATTCCGCTCGAAGATGCCGCGCCCGAAAAACACCAGCGTTTCGACACCGGCAACCCGGAGGTCGACAATTATTACGCCACGCTGGCTGCCGTCGACGACGGTCTCGGCAAAATTTGCCAAACATTGGAGAAACGGGGAGAGCTGGAGAATACGCTGATCTTTTACCTGAGCGACAACGGCGCGGTGATCGATTCGCCCCAGCCGATGAACGGCCCGTTTCGCGGGAATAAAGGCATGTTTCGCCATGGCGGCATGCATGTCCCGATGATTGCCCATTGGCCTGCAAAGCTGAAGCCATCGAGGCATACGCCGCGCGTGGCGTCGATTGATGTACTGCCCACCACACTGGCCGCCGCCGGCATCGGGCTTCCGGAAAATCTCGATGGCGTGGATCTGGTTCCTACCCTCGGAACAAACGAGGATGCGCACGAGGCCATCTTTTGGGCCGGTCCGGACATTATGCACTGGAGCGAGGACAATAAAGCGTTCTGGCGCGATTACTGGGAATACGTCACCGAGCGAACCGACGATGCCCCGAGCAGTCCGCATGTGGCAGGCGAAGCATCATGGGCTGTGCAGAAAGGCCGGTGGCTGCTGCGCTGCAACGAAGTGACGGGTGCGGTCGAGCTGTTCGATGTCTGCGCCGATCCCGGCGAGCGTAGCGAAGTGTCCGCTGCGCATTCCGAAATCGTTGACGCACTCCGCGCCGACTATAAAGTCTGGGCAGCAGGTCTCGCGAAGCCGTTGGCCTGGAGCGAAGAGCAGTATGAACGGTTGGTGAAATAG
- a CDS encoding IS4 family transposase, translated as MKKQHKHKPAGHRYTTLKQLCNLIPGHMVSSLAQKHGVDIQSRTYTPWSHVVSLLYAHFSHALGLNDVCDALQMNAAALSTIRGAVPPSRNNLSHANKIRNADMAEELYWCMMKHLMDTVPGFAKGKVRRGYLRRFSKTIHALDSTTIQLVANCMDWAKHRRRKAAAKCHLRLDLQSFLPRCAIIDTAKHHDSTMTQSLCAELKPGEIAVFDKAYNKFKHLFELTVRGVWWVGRAKDNMQYKVVRTLETTGHKRILRDEVIEMVVEASKKAYPCELRRVVALVEINGKDVEIAFITNHLEWSAWTVAELYRCRWDIEVFFKEIKQTLQLSDFLGYSANAVRWQIWMGLLVHLLMRCLAFMHGWEHSFKRQFTVVRAVLWRRWNLPALLDSYGTAKPPGRIRGAPEQAYLPGFV; from the coding sequence ATGAAAAAACAACATAAACACAAGCCAGCCGGACATAGGTATACAACCTTGAAACAATTGTGCAATCTGATTCCCGGACACATGGTGTCGAGCCTTGCGCAGAAGCATGGCGTGGACATTCAAAGCCGGACGTACACGCCGTGGAGCCATGTGGTTTCTTTGCTGTACGCCCACTTCTCCCATGCACTCGGACTCAACGATGTGTGCGACGCGCTCCAGATGAACGCGGCGGCGCTCTCTACCATCCGCGGCGCGGTTCCTCCGTCGCGTAACAACCTGAGCCACGCGAACAAGATCCGCAACGCGGACATGGCCGAAGAGCTCTACTGGTGCATGATGAAGCATCTGATGGATACAGTCCCGGGCTTCGCGAAGGGCAAGGTTCGGCGCGGATACCTCCGGCGCTTCAGCAAGACGATCCATGCGCTGGACTCGACCACGATCCAGCTCGTCGCCAACTGCATGGACTGGGCGAAGCATCGCCGCCGCAAGGCTGCGGCCAAGTGCCACCTGCGCCTCGACCTGCAAAGCTTCCTGCCCCGGTGCGCCATCATCGACACGGCGAAGCACCATGACAGCACGATGACCCAAAGCCTGTGCGCCGAGCTCAAACCCGGTGAAATCGCCGTGTTCGACAAGGCCTACAACAAGTTCAAGCATCTTTTCGAGCTGACGGTGCGCGGTGTCTGGTGGGTTGGCCGGGCGAAGGACAACATGCAGTACAAGGTGGTGCGCACCCTCGAAACCACCGGGCACAAGCGCATCCTGCGCGACGAGGTCATCGAGATGGTGGTCGAAGCATCGAAGAAAGCCTATCCGTGCGAGTTGCGCCGGGTCGTGGCGCTGGTCGAGATTAACGGCAAGGATGTCGAAATCGCCTTCATCACCAATCACCTGGAGTGGAGCGCGTGGACGGTCGCCGAACTCTACCGTTGCCGCTGGGACATCGAGGTGTTCTTCAAGGAGATCAAGCAGACGCTCCAACTCTCCGACTTCCTGGGCTACAGCGCCAACGCCGTGCGCTGGCAGATCTGGATGGGGCTGCTGGTCCACCTGCTGATGCGCTGCCTCGCGTTCATGCACGGATGGGAGCACAGCTTCAAGCGGCAGTTCACTGTTGTGCGCGCGGTGCTTTGGCGCCGGTGGAACCTGCCCGCCTTGCTGGATTCCTATGGGACAGCCAAACCGCCCGGCCGCATACGGGGTGCGCCGGAACAGGCGTATCTGCCGGGGTTTGTCTAA